The Arachis ipaensis cultivar K30076 chromosome B07, Araip1.1, whole genome shotgun sequence genome includes a window with the following:
- the LOC107606660 gene encoding putative protein FAR1-RELATED SEQUENCE 10, whose protein sequence is MDSNLQFTVGEDDSGGLSEEEYFRITSSSGDDEDDSYENDLETAEMGDETHGNGVGPGQETCVGDAPSFRSTEDFLDKVFSTEEEAYASYKQFARLRGFGVRKGDVTRMNGILVRRDFFCHCQGTRHEKHYNRPERVREDKPESRTICSAKLKIYYGLQDQVWKVWRIDDNHNHPLATTMFTHLLPSHRNLSESDKAQVDSLKKFGIATSKIMAYMAGQSGGTGCFSLRRGTCIITFTAKG, encoded by the coding sequence ATGGATTCGAACTTACAGTTCACCGTTGGGGAGGACGATTCGGGCGGGCTTAGTGAGGAGGAGTATTTCCGTATCACTTCTTCGAGTGGGGATGACGAGGATGACTCCTATGAGAATGACTTAGAGACGGCTGAAATGGGTGACGAAACCCACGGGAATGGGGTCGGCCCAGGCCAGGAGACATGTGTGGGTGATGCTCCCAGTTTTAGGTCCACGGAGGATTTCCTGGACAAAGTGTTTAGTACCGAGGAAGAGGCTTATGCGTCATACAAACAGTTTGCCAGGCTTAGGGGGTTTGGTGTAAGGAAGGGTGACGTGACTCGAATGAACGGTATTTTGGTAAGACGAGACTTTTTTTGTCACTGTCAAGGTACAAGGCATGAGAAACACTACAATCGTCCAGAAAGAGTAAGGGAGGATAAGCCGGAGAGTCGCACGATTTGTTCAGCGAAGCTGAAAATTTACTATGGTTTGCAAGATCAGGTGTGGAAAGTCTGGAGGATAGACGACAACCATAACCACCCTCTTGCTACAACCATGTTTACTCATCTTCTTCCCAGTCACCGGAATCTAAGTGAGAGTGATAAGGCTCAAGTTGATAGTCTAAAAAAGTTTGGGATTGCGACATCGAAGATTATGGCGTACATGGCTGGGCAGTCAGGGGGTACGGGATGCTTCAGTTTACGAAGAGGGACCTGTATAATTACATTCACAGCCAAAGGATAG
- the LOC110264848 gene encoding uncharacterized protein LOC110264848 — translation MNSCIETCLVIDVLKLLSKQDCSPIALSVVTSVSGLNKEIQRLIECICQHNQVVADFRKALTMLAKIQDREQQCDRKNGLRCPCWNGIPSKRRLRPEDLQQDDLISQETNPSQHHDPTYVPTVGANFSMDHMPFRSKRSKKSPRNRRSARAKTQPKIPPNLCPSNSCQVDLTGERGGQSRRPRHPRSKSPRHSNCLQKHYNYLALVGSD, via the exons ATGAACAGCTGCATTGAAACCTGTTTAGTTATCGATGTCCTGAAGTTGTTGTCGAAACAGGATTGCAGCCCAATTGCACTGAGTGTTGTCACCAGCGTGTCCGGCctaaataaagaaattcaaaggCTCATAGAATGCATATGCCAACACAATCAGGTCGTGGCAGACTTTCGGAAGGCGTTGACTATGTTGGCGAAGATTCAGGACAGGGAGCAACAGTGTGACCGAAAAAATGGACTCAGATGCCCGTGTTGGAATGGGATCCCGTCAAAGCGGCGACTACGTCCAGAGGATTTGCAGCAAGACGATCTTATTTCTCAGGAGACGAACCCGTCGCAACACCATGATCCGACCTATGTGCCGACGGTGGGTGCAAACTTTAGCATGGATCACATGCCTTTCAGATCCAAGAGGTCTAAGAAATCCCCTCGCAATCGACGATCCGCCCGAGCCAAGACGCAGCCAAAAATACCCCCTAACTTG TGCCCGTCTAATTCCTGCCAAGTTGATCTAACCGGCGAACGAGGAGGGCAGAGTCGACGTCCTCGTCATCCACGTAGCAAGTCGCCGCGGCACTCTAACTGCCTACAGAAGCACTACAATTACCTCGCCCTTGTTGGTAGCGATTGA
- the LOC107606661 gene encoding protein FAR1-RELATED SEQUENCE 5-like — MADYQLFGDVLAFDATYRSNKYKKPLVVFSGSNHHKKTAIFRFSLLEDEEVRAYRWVLLNMLDVMENKKPSVVVTDGDKAMRAAIADVLPSARHRLCGWHLEKNCVLRVKEPEFWKVFKKAIYANFDVAKTTSRCEGINAFVKGFLKSTNSLLELVQILDRVVKDYRNNEVTAQFYSSYYTPVLTTGLDKIELFAAKLYTRAIFKEVRKQIKGVGSLLFLGKTALARRPSTSSQASGTVVSEGIPCCHIFCVMKYEGWDEIPPGLILRRWCKDAKEWTANATCNSSGHNSHLLRYGALCSAISVVAKLASDDAADFFLARDALTSLARRL, encoded by the exons ATGGCGGATTACCAGCTGTTCGGTGACGTCCTTGCATTTGATGCAACATACAGGTCAAACAAGTACAAGAAGCCTCTAGTGGTGTTCTCTGGATCAAATCATCACAAGAAGACAGCAATTTTCAGATTCTCGTTGCTGGAGGACGAGGAGGTCCGTGCATATAGATGGGTGTTGCTGAATATGCTTGATGTCATGGAAAACAAGAAGCCTTCCGTTGTGGTCACCGACGGGGATAAAGCCATGCGAGCAGCAATTGCGGATGTACTTCCTTCAGCTAGGCATCGCCTATGCGGGTGGCACTTGGAAAAAAACTGTGTCTTAAGGGTGAAGGAGCCCGAATTTTGGAAGGTCTTCAAAAAGGCTATTTATGCAAACTTCGATGTTGCCAA GACAACTTCCAGGTGTGAGGGCATAAATGCATTCGTCAAAGGGTTCCTGAAGTCCACAAATAGCCTTCTTGAATTGGTTCAGATCCTGGATAGGGTGGTGAAAGATTACCGCAACAACGAGGTCACGGCTCAATTTTATTCATCGTACTACACGCCTGTACTAACTACAGGCCTTGATAAGATCGAGCTGTTTGCTGCGAAGTTATACACCAGGGCAATTTTCAAGGAGGTTAGGAAACAGATAAAGGGGGTTGGGAGTTTATTGTTTCTGGGAAAGACAGCATTAGCACGACGTCCGTCTACAAGTTCTCAAGCGTCGGGAACCGTCGTAAG TGAAGGCATTCCTTGCTGCCATATATTTTGCGTGATGAAGTATGAGGGTTGGGACGAAATCCCACCTGGTTTGATACTGAGGCGTTGGTGTAAAGATGCCAAGGAATGGACAGCTAACGCAACATGTAATTCATCGGGACACAACAGTCATTTATTGAGGTACGGCGCTCTATGCAGTGCCATAAGTGTCGTCGCGAAACTAGCTTCTGATGATGCAGCTGACTTCTTTTTAGCGAGGGATGCACTTACCTCTTTGGCACGGAGGCTATAG